The nucleotide window ATTCAACGTATATCTTTTAATCAGGTCGGCCTCCACCAACCTTAATATATAAATACGAGTgtccatacatgtataatacatgaACACAGAATGATTTTATGTTGTGTAAAACGAAATCCATAACAATTTTCCTATCACGATGAGTTGTACTACCCTGTTGTAGATCCATCAATtactttttatgaaaaaaattcaacagcTTCATCTATCACAAGCAACcatttatttcatgattttacAATTGTCTTATGCTAATGACTTGCATGACCcgtatttacatataaatatgaatCCAACCCTCGATTTATTTGCATCCAGTGAAAGCtaacgataacgaacagtgatcatctgACACCATGACATTGAACAACAAAAACAATCCCGTTACCAAAGGTTGACTAAGCAACTGTCATCATCAGTTCAATCAGGGTATGTTCTCTCCATTGTCGTCAAAGGCAAACAACAGATCAACTTCACTACAAAGCgtaaaaaaggaaaaagaattAAAGTTAACGATATTAATTGCACTTAGTCTGCAATCCATTGTATTTTCAGAGATCTGTCCATTACAGTCCACCTTTACAAGTATAGAACCCACTGCATTGATCAAGCAGTTGAGGCAATCCATCCTTAGCCAAGACCAACAAGCTTGGATTGACTTTCCAAAACAGATTTTGTTTTCGGTGAGACCGGTTCAATATCGATCCAGGAAATATTTCCTCCAGAGCTTTGTTTCCTTGAAAGAAATCTGGCAAATAACGCTCTGTAAGACACTCTCGTAGATGTGAAATTTGGTGACCGAGAGCATCTTTCACCCCGTTTAGTTTACAATTGGAATCGGTCATTGTCAATTCATATACTGTCATGTAAGCGATGTTTTTCAAGTGATATGAATTGATGGCATGTCCAATAGGATGATTTACCCTTTTCAATTCTTGTATTGCTGATTTTAGGATGCGGTTTGCCGTCATTATATACTGTCTTTCTTTCGAACTTCTACATAGATCTGCCATGCATCGTTCATGTGAGCTTGTGTCCATACGCCAAATAAGAGGCCGGTCTTTATTTTGGAATAACGGGTTGTTCCTGTTGTCTTGTTTAGGCACGGCATAAATCGGCAATTTTACATGTTGGGCCTTCTTTCCGGTTATCTTTTCCGGAATTCTTATGGTCTCCTCCTGAACGAAAATCCCTGGTACAACATCATAGTTGGTGACTTTACCGCTTGGTGACGTCACCTGGACGGCAATTGTTGGCGGGTGAACGCTTCGTACTATCTTATAGTTAGGCATATCCTTTCTGGAAGCATCAATAGCTTTGTCTGCCAGTCCAGCATAGACTTTCTCGTGAAAATTCTTAGAATTTAGATATACATTGCCATCTTCTCGCTGGAATATTCCCTCGTGATGAAGGCGAGGATGAGAGGATGCTACATTCTTATTCATAACTCTCAGTCGATTGAAACCTGATGCAATTTTTCCATctgtatttatgattttggacTGTTGAAGGTCTAATCCTTTAAAATGAATTGGTTGGATGAGATCAAATTCATCAGGAGAATGGATTTTTAGACCTTGTCTGCCACTAGCTTGCTTAGTATACTCTTTACTGACGTGAAATTCTTCAACATATTTCCCGGAATTCCCGTGAATGACAGAGGTTAGATTATGTAGGAACTTGTCAGATTCTTCCGTGGTATTTCGCCATTCTTCGCCGCTGATTCGATAATCCCCAAATCgtttaattacattttttctcattttttcttCACCCTTTCCGAACACATGAAATGGTTCCATCCAATCATTATCTAAATCCCGGACAGTTGCCATGGTAAACTGTGAAATAAAAGGTAATCACATTCAAATACACTTCCATGATCTAAACAAAAACCTAGAAACTATATTCATGATTAAACTTTCATGTGACATGTAAGTGATTGAACATCAAATAAGAATAAATTGTAATTGAGTGAGATTTAAATGAGTGTGCTTAAACTGAATTTACAATAGGTCTAACGAGATGAAATGCAGTACGAGCACTATCTTTTTAGCCACTTTCTCGCCTTTATTTTCAGTGGCTGATCTAGATGGGTTGGGGATGCAACCTTTTTCATAATTTGACTTAACTTGGAAACTTTTATCTAAATGGCAGTTTTTGAGTCTATAGTTAAAATGAAGGATGGGcccagaagattttcaaaggtAAACTTAATGGTGGTTGTAACTCAAATTTGTACCTTTTCTGCCCTCAAAAGGAAAGTTGAAGACACCAAAATGCTAAAAAAATGgcattttgttaaaagtgttgAAGAAAATGAGATGCAACCCCCTTAACCTTCTCTAGGTCCGACAACTTTTCCGGCTCTCTTTCCCTTCTTTAGATTGATACCTTTTTCTTGCCCATACaaatttaacattaaatgaaattatatatttaatagATTTAAGTGATTCAGTAATGCATTGATAATAAATTAACCTTGAGAAAGATGGAACAAATTGAACAGTTTGCACATAGAAGTTTATATTAAGCTTATACCTACCTGTTACTGAGCACaagtacacatacatatacTGCTTTCACGCTTACATTAACACGTCATCTGAGTAGAAATAGAAACGGTAaaacctacttttaaaaatggcactttcgttttaaaatgaTGTTAATCGATCGTAACACCACTCGTCGTTTCTCTGTGTTCTTGTCCATAcaaatttaacattaaattaaattatataattaattCATTCATGTGATTCATTTACTTTTACCTACCTGTTACTAAgcacaaatacacatacatatactgGTTTCACGCTTACATTGACATGCCATCTGAATAGAAATAAGAACGTTTTAAAATAGTACTTTCgttttaaggtggctcactagaccctgaaatagtttttcaatttagtataaattgatttaatcataaaaggtataatgatatacaataaatgtatatgccaaaaaaggcaaaacaatacaatttggataaaaacatgattttcaaaaaaatatttcaacacatatgaacaaaagactggcggatttgaactcgagatctgcggtttactagcccaatgctttaaccactgagctacgatgatacacaaacaaatcgattgatacaaataatttcataaaacatttaCTGTGCCTGTTCCTTCATTTAGCGTAAATGAACCAAATTATATTGACTTGAAAAGCACAGTTTGTTTTCAAAATCTGTCCCAAACATATGCGCTCTATTGAATGATACCAAATTGTATGTTTACAGTCATGTGCAAATGACTGGTACAATTTATCAGCACTATTCAAGCAATATGAGGGTGGGGGTGTATTCGTAGTCCACGACGTCCCGTGACATGTTTCTTCAAATATctaattacattatgttttaTAAAGATTACCAAGAGACTTCCTTGTGAATTTGGTGTATGGAAATTATTCAGTTATCAAATATATGCATGGCTCTTGTTTATTCTTCAGGGTATATAAGTATATTTGATTTTCCTGTTTTTGTTTTCGCTTCGTTTATATGTACCAAGCACTTACACTCTCACTCTTTTGAAAACATTAATAATAATTAGCAATATCTTATTCCAGGTTATCTTAGGGataaaaacaatcaatgaaaataataaactcgttttaagtcagcatttcacaaattatatggttgttataacaatttagtttgcaaatacaacctgtcattgtggcaaatgttgtctgacgtgttttatgaaaggtgaagataacgaacagt belongs to Ostrea edulis chromosome 7, xbOstEdul1.1, whole genome shotgun sequence and includes:
- the LOC125654534 gene encoding uncharacterized protein LOC125654534 isoform X1, translated to MATVRDLDNDWMEPFHVFGKGEEKMRKNVIKRFGDYRISGEEWRNTTEESDKFLHNLTSVIHGNSGKYVEEFHVSKEYTKQASGRQGLKIHSPDEFDLIQPIHFKGLDLQQSKIINTDGKIASGFNRLRVMNKNVASSHPRLHHEGIFQREDGNVYLNSKNFHEKVYAGLADKAIDASRKDMPNYKIVRSVHPPTIAVQVTSPSGKVTNYDVVPGIFVQEETIRIPEKITGKKAQHVKLPIYAVPKQDNRNNPLFQNKDRPLIWRMDTSSHERCMADLCRSSKERQYIMTANRILKSAIQELKRVNHPIGHAINSYHLKNIAYMTVYELTMTDSNCKLNGVKDALGHQISHLRECLTERYLPDFFQGNKALEEIFPGSILNRSHRKQNLFWKVNPSLLVLAKDGLPQLLDQCSGFYTCKGGL